The Brasilonema sennae CENA114 genome includes a region encoding these proteins:
- a CDS encoding ABC transporter substrate-binding protein, translating into MLWAALFGSIALFVIGCQNLPFMSVSSAPTAVTIKLGGWTASPAEQKLLKELLQDFEANHPNIKVRHEVINDQYMDVIKTRLVGEAAPDVFYLDALEAPFFMSQNVLEPLDAYITPDFEVADFEETLLSSFKYSKHIYGLPKDYSTLALFYNKKAFAAAGLTIPPSTWNELRAYSKKLTVDRNRDGRIDQYGFGEIPELARQAYKIKAFGGQLVNQNGYAAFASDASLRGLQLAIDQYQKDRSSSQKSDVGTNSGSEMFGQGKVAMVIEGNWAIPYLTETFANLEFATAELPTINDNKNTMVFTVAYVMNKQTQHKAEAWELISYLTGKQGMTKWTKTGFALPSRKSVAQKLGYDQDPVRTALVAGVNYAIPWQVGEYPAAIVNNFDNQFVSALLGQQPLQQAMQRAQDEANELIKAISQRTSA; encoded by the coding sequence ATGCTTTGGGCGGCTCTTTTTGGAAGCATCGCCCTCTTTGTTATTGGTTGTCAAAATCTACCTTTTATGAGCGTTTCCTCTGCACCAACCGCAGTCACTATCAAACTGGGCGGTTGGACAGCAAGTCCAGCAGAACAAAAACTCTTGAAAGAACTATTGCAAGACTTTGAAGCAAACCATCCTAATATTAAAGTCAGGCATGAAGTCATCAACGACCAATACATGGATGTCATAAAAACCCGCTTGGTGGGTGAAGCGGCTCCTGATGTATTCTATTTAGATGCTCTTGAAGCTCCTTTTTTCATGAGCCAGAATGTTTTAGAACCACTTGATGCGTATATAACTCCCGATTTTGAGGTTGCTGACTTTGAGGAAACACTACTCAGTAGCTTCAAATATTCTAAGCATATTTACGGCTTACCTAAGGACTATTCGACACTTGCTCTGTTTTATAACAAAAAAGCTTTTGCAGCCGCAGGCTTAACCATTCCACCATCAACTTGGAATGAACTGCGTGCCTACTCAAAGAAGTTGACCGTAGACCGTAACCGAGATGGCAGAATTGATCAATACGGTTTTGGAGAAATTCCAGAATTAGCGCGTCAGGCTTACAAAATCAAAGCTTTTGGTGGACAACTTGTAAACCAAAATGGTTATGCAGCATTTGCCAGTGATGCCAGCTTGCGAGGATTACAATTGGCGATAGACCAGTATCAAAAAGACCGCTCCTCATCTCAAAAATCTGATGTTGGCACAAATTCTGGCAGTGAAATGTTTGGTCAGGGTAAAGTCGCAATGGTAATTGAGGGGAACTGGGCAATTCCCTACCTCACAGAAACTTTTGCTAATTTAGAGTTTGCTACTGCAGAACTACCTACAATTAATGATAACAAAAATACGATGGTATTCACTGTTGCCTACGTGATGAACAAGCAAACCCAACACAAAGCCGAAGCTTGGGAACTTATTTCTTATCTCACAGGTAAACAAGGTATGACAAAGTGGACGAAAACAGGCTTTGCTCTGCCATCTCGGAAATCTGTTGCTCAGAAATTGGGTTATGATCAAGACCCCGTGAGAACTGCACTTGTGGCAGGAGTAAATTATGCTATACCTTGGCAAGTCGGTGAATATCCAGCAGCGATTGTAAACAATTTTGATAACCAGTTTGTTAGCGCTTTGTTAGGACAGCAACCACTACAACAGGCGATGCAACGAGCACAAGATGAAGCTAATGAACTGATTAAGGCGATAAGCCAGAGGACTTCGGCGTGA
- a CDS encoding MFS transporter translates to MEPISLETATPLAPIIPEIAISEPTVVANSTLSPSVLRKNAIRISLRASTVDGVFTSIYLTIVTGVLLSNFLVELNASPVIIGMLSSIPMLVNLIQPFGAYLSERTTSRFRFSILTNVSARILWLFLPIGIAALSFGYINSQQLIVLTLVIILLINMLQGLGHPSWMSWMAALVPRQIRGRYFGLRNSAFSLTVLTFIPIAGLVVSKWPGGTLQGYAVLVVFGTLSGLIGLGCQYFQVDVNPQMQHASVLGSLVKNAISGDTDNSSQTTDTQPETIENTTDSIPDSSAIKGILNNSNFLMSLLYFSFQMFAINLSTPYFPLYMLNNLHLDVSVVALYASFQGAANLVMLTFWGKLSDKIGNRSILILMGIVLTLIPLFWLAIDVSFFGIWLWLPLLHMLLGGIWAAIDLCNNNMQLAIAPVKQQSLYFGVIAAVTGVCGALGTTIGGLIAQNPSLGGLPAAFVVSFVFRIGAVVPLLFVQEARKNSLTEVIQTLWIFRKQIVEN, encoded by the coding sequence ATGGAACCAATTTCGCTAGAAACCGCTACGCCTCTAGCCCCCATAATACCCGAGATAGCAATTTCAGAACCGACTGTTGTTGCTAACTCAACACTCAGCCCTTCAGTTTTAAGAAAGAATGCTATTCGTATCAGCCTCAGAGCCTCTACTGTAGATGGTGTCTTCACATCAATATACTTGACCATTGTCACTGGTGTTTTACTCTCTAATTTTTTGGTGGAATTAAATGCTAGTCCAGTGATTATTGGAATGCTGTCTTCCATTCCAATGCTGGTGAATCTGATTCAGCCGTTCGGTGCGTATCTATCAGAACGCACAACCAGTCGCTTTCGATTTTCGATCCTTACAAACGTGAGTGCGAGGATACTCTGGTTATTTCTACCCATTGGGATCGCCGCCCTTAGCTTCGGATATATAAATTCTCAGCAATTGATAGTTCTAACACTTGTGATTATCTTGTTAATCAATATGTTACAAGGATTAGGACATCCATCGTGGATGAGTTGGATGGCAGCTTTAGTCCCTCGACAGATCCGAGGAAGGTATTTTGGGTTGCGTAACAGTGCTTTCAGTCTAACTGTTTTAACTTTTATACCAATAGCCGGTCTAGTTGTCTCTAAATGGCCTGGTGGAACTTTACAAGGTTATGCAGTGCTTGTGGTGTTCGGGACTCTATCAGGTCTGATAGGTCTTGGGTGTCAGTACTTCCAGGTGGACGTCAATCCACAGATGCAGCACGCTTCTGTCCTCGGTTCTTTAGTGAAAAATGCTATTTCTGGAGATACTGATAATTCTAGTCAAACTACTGATACACAGCCAGAAACTATAGAAAATACAACTGATTCTATACCGGATTCGAGTGCGATAAAAGGTATTTTAAATAACTCTAATTTCTTGATGTCTCTGTTGTATTTCAGTTTCCAAATGTTTGCCATTAACTTGAGTACTCCTTATTTCCCGCTCTATATGTTAAATAATTTACATTTAGATGTGAGTGTTGTGGCACTCTACGCCAGTTTTCAGGGGGCGGCAAACCTGGTGATGCTGACTTTCTGGGGCAAGTTATCAGACAAAATAGGTAACCGTTCAATCTTGATATTAATGGGGATTGTACTTACACTCATACCTTTATTTTGGCTAGCGATTGATGTTAGTTTCTTTGGCATTTGGCTGTGGTTACCCCTTTTACACATGTTACTTGGAGGGATTTGGGCAGCAATTGATTTATGCAACAACAATATGCAGCTAGCAATTGCGCCTGTCAAACAACAATCCCTTTATTTTGGAGTAATTGCTGCCGTTACTGGAGTTTGTGGCGCTTTAGGTACAACTATAGGTGGTTTGATTGCACAAAATCCCTCATTAGGTGGTTTACCAGCAGCCTTTGTTGTATCTTTTGTGTTCAGAATCGGAGCAGTTGTTCCCCTTTTATTTGTGCAAGAAGCGCGAAAAAACTCTTTAACTGAGGTGATACAAACTCTGTGGATATTTCGTAAGCAGATAGTAGAGAATTAG